The Ornithobacterium rhinotracheale genome window below encodes:
- a CDS encoding virulence-associated protein, protein MYAIAFDMNISDLKENYGDPYHNAYSEIKKILESNNFYWIQGSTYATEGDLRTLFKTIETLKNIKWFCLSVRDIRAFKIEDYSDFTEEFKSKNF, encoded by the coding sequence ATGTACGCAATAGCATTTGATATGAACATTTCTGATTTAAAGGAGAATTATGGGGATCCTTATCACAATGCTTATTCGGAGATAAAAAAAATATTAGAGTCTAATAATTTTTATTGGATTCAAGGAAGTACCTATGCTACAGAGGGAGATTTGAGAACTTTATTTAAAACCATTGAAACTCTGAAAAATATAAAATGGTTTTGTCTTTCTGTAAGAGATATCAGAGCTTTTAAAATTGAGGATTATTCGGATTTTACAGAAGAATTTAAAAGCAAAAACTTTTAA
- a CDS encoding transcriptional regulator, with protein sequence METITKQKSKFKVGDEVLIAPQVTGEKEWIKGSIIKIDTNPFVGLVINVKTDNGSIFFEKKDMFKPLNQSSCTQ encoded by the coding sequence ATGGAAACCATTACCAAACAAAAATCAAAATTTAAAGTAGGAGATGAAGTTCTGATAGCTCCTCAAGTGACTGGTGAAAAAGAATGGATTAAAGGCTCAATTATTAAAATTGATACTAATCCTTTTGTAGGATTAGTTATCAATGTAAAAACTGATAACGGAAGTATTTTTTTCGAAAAAAAAGATATGTTTAAACCTTTAAATCAATCATCATGTACGCAATAG